DNA from Mycobacterium bourgelatii:
CGACCTGCCGGGTGCAGGCCGCGGCGTGGGAACCGTCCGATGTCGGTGCGGGTGCCTAACGTCCCCTGCATGGAGGTGGCCGGTGGAACTCAGCTGAGTTTTCCGGGGCTCGATGCCGTCGAAGAGCTTTCGCTGCGTGAAACCACCTTTGTGGTGGTCGATTTGGAGACCACCGGGGGACGCACCACGGAGACCGACACGGCTCCCGCCGACGCCATCACCGAGATCGGCGCGGTAAAGGTGCGCGGCGGCGCCGTCCTCGGCGAGTTCGCCACCCTGGTCGACCCGCAGCGCAGTATCCCGCCCCAAATCGTGCAACTGACCGGCATCACCACCGCGATGCTGGTCGACGCCCCCACCATCGACGCCGTCCTGCCGATGTTCATGGAGTTTGCCGGCGACGCGGTGTTGGTCGCCCACAATGCCGGATTCGATATCGGATTTCTGCGTGCCGCCGCGCAGCGTTGCGACATTGCGTGGCCGCGACCGAAGGTCCTGTGCACCGTCCGCCTGGCGCGACGGGTGCTGAGCCGGGAAGAAGCGCCCAGCGTGCGGTTGGCCGCACTGGCTCGACTCTTCGCCGTCACCACCCAGCCCACCCACCGCGCCCTCGACGACGCCCGCGCCACGGTCGACGTCTTGCACGCCCTCATCGAACGGGTCGGCAACCAGGGCATACACACGTACGCCGACTTGCGCGCATATCTGCCCGACGTGACCCCAGCCCAGCGGCGTAAGCGAGTACTCGCAGAAGGCTTGCCCCGCCGCCCCGGGGTCTACCTGTTCCGTGGCCCCTCCGGCGAAGTGCTCTATGTCGGGACCGCTGTCGACCTGCGCCGCCGAGTGGGCCAGTACTTCAACGGTGCCGATCCGCGCGGTCGGATGAAGGAGATGGTCGGTCTGGCCGAAGCGGTCGACCATGTCGAATGCGCCTACTCGTTGGAGGCCGGGGTACGCGAACTGCGACTGCTGGCCGCCCACGCCCCGCCCTACAACCGCAGGTCACGGTTCCCGCAACGCTGGTGGTGGGTAACGCTGACCGACGAGGCGTTCCCCCGCTTCTCGATCGTCCGCACCCCGAACCACGACCGCGTCATCGGTCCATTCCGGTCCCGGGCCGACGCCGCCGACACGGCGGTGCTGCTGGCCCGGTTCACCGGGCTGCGGACCTGCACCCGGCGCCTGGCGCGCTCAGCCCTGCACGGGCCGAACTGCCCCGAAGTGGAAGTGTCGCCCTGCCCCGCAGCGCGTGGGGTGACCGCCGCGCAATACGCGGCGGCGGCAGAGCGGGCGGCCGCGTTGATCGAGGGGCGGGACAACGCCGCGTTGGCCGCCGCCGTGCAGCAAGTCGCGGCGCTAGCCGAGCGCAGCCGCTACGAAAGCGCTGCGCGCCTGCGCGACCACGTCGCCACCGCGGTCGACGTGCTCTGGCGTGGTCAGCGGTTGCGCACCCTGACCAACCTGGCCGAACTGATCGCGGCGGCGCCCGACGGCTGCGGGGGTTGGCACTTTGCTGTCATCCGCCACGGCCAATTGGCGGCGGCCGGTTCCGCCCCGCGCGGCGTGCCACCGATGCCGGTGGTCGACGCAATCCTGGCCGGCGCCCAAACCGTCCTGCCGTCATCGGCTCCGCTGGGCGGCGCGCTGGTCGAAGAGACCGCGCTCATCGCTCGCTGGTTGTCGGCGCCAGGGGTACGCATCGTTCGGGTCGCTGGGGAGGGCGCCGACGAAGGGTGGGCGTCACCACTACGGTCAGCGGGCGCCTGGGCGGGCTGGGCCGCGGCGGCGCGGTCGGCCCGACTGGCCAGCGAGCAAGCACTCGACGCGTGGGGCACCCAATCAGAGCTGCTGGCCGAACCGCACCCATCGCGCGAGCAGTTGTTCGGCCGCCCCGCTGTCGATCGCCGCGGTGGCTTGCTGCAACCCGTCCTCCCACGCCGGCAACCATTCAGCGCGGCTGGATAACCCGGCGTGGGCCACCAGCGCGCCGGCGGCGTTGAGCACCACCGCGTCTCGAACCGGCCCCTTGGCACCGGCCAGCACTTCGCGGGCCTGGGCCGCGTTGGCCTGTGCGTCGCCCCCACGCAGCTCGTCCAGTTCGGCGCGGGCAAACCCGAATCCGGCAGGGTCAAAAGTGAGCTTGTCCACGGTTCCCGCCTGGACCCGCCACATGGTGCTGGTCGTGGTGGTGGTCAGCTCGTCGAGCCCGTCGTCACCGTGCACCACCAGCACGCTGGAGCGGCGCGCAGCAAACACACCAGCCATCACCTCGGCCAGGTTGGCGAACGCACAGCCGATCAACCCGGCCGGTGGCCGCGCCGGATTCGTCAGCGGCCCAAGGAGATTGAACACCGTTGGCACGCCGATCTCGCGGCGCACGACGGATGCGTGCCGGTAGGACGGGTGGAACTGCGGCGCGAAGCAGAACCCGATGCCCACTTCTGCGAGGCTTCGCGCGACCTGCTCGGGTTCCAGGTCGATGCGTACCCCTAGCGCCTCGAGCATGTCGGCGCCGCCGGACAAGGACGACGCCGCCCGGTTGCCGTGTTTGATCACCGGGACACCGGCGGCCGCGACCACGAGCGAGGCCATCGTGGACAGATTGACCGTGTTGACGCCGTCGCCGCCGGTACCGACGATGTCGACGGTGTCGCCGCGGATCGCCTCTGCCGGCATCGGTCGCGCGTGCTTGAGCATCACGTCGGCGAGCTCGGTGACCTCGGCCGCGGTTGGGACCTTCATCTTCATCGCCACGGCGAAGCCGGCGATCTGGGCCGGACTGGCGGCCCCGCTCATGATCTGGTCCATTGCCCAGGCGGCCTGTCCCCGGGCCAGGCTGTGGCCGTCGGTCAAACGGCTCAGCAGCAGCGGCCACGACACGGCGTCTTTCGCCGCCGAAGCCTCAGATGACACAGCCACGCGCCGATCGTCCCACGAAGACCACCCGCCCCACCAAGCGCAGGCCGCCTACCACGAAGCCGGTCGCGACCTGTCCACCGACGCGACACGAAAACTGGATTGCCCAAAATTCGTGACCCGGGTGGAGTTAAACAACTACAAAGCGTCATACTTGCGGATGTGACGACCGCTGTGGGGACCTCAGGTACCGCGATCACGTCCAGAGTGCATTCGCTGAATCGGCCGAATATGGTCAGTGTTGGCACCATAGTTTGGCTTTCTAGCGAGCTGATGTTCTTTGCTGGCCTGTTCGCTTTCTACTTCACTGCTCGCGCTCAGGCCGATGGGCACTGGCCGCCGCCGCCGACCGAGCTGAATCTGTACCAGGCTGTGCCGGTGACGCTGGTGCTCATCGCCTCATCGTTCACCTGCCAGATGGGCGTGTTCGCCGCCGAACGCGGCGACGTGTTCGGACTGCGCCGCTGGTACGTGATCACCTTCCTGATGGGCCTGTTCTTCATCCTCGGACAGGGCTACGAGTACTTCCACCTGGCGACGCACGGGACCACCATCCCGGGCAGTGCGTACGGCAGCGTGTTCTATCTGGCCACCGGCTTCCACGGGCTACACGTGACCGGCGGCCTGATCGCCTTCATCTTCTTGCTGGCCCGAACTGCAATGACCAAGTTCACGCCGGCACAGGCCACCGCCAGCATCGTCGTTTCCTACTACTGGCATTTCGTGGACATCGTCTGGATCGCGCTATTCACCGTCATCTATTTCATCCGATGAGCAAGCCCGCGACGAAGAGGAGTGCTCGCTTGAAGAAAATCGGGTTGACCCGACCCGCCAACAAGAAGGCGATCTCGCGCCGACGTCTCCGGCGTCGCTTATCGGGCGGGCTGCTGCTGCTGATCGCACTGACAATCGCTGGTGGACTTGCGGCCGTGCTCACCCCCACGCCGCAGGTCGCTGTCGCCGACGAGTCAGACGAGGCGTTGATTCGTACCGGCAAACAGCTGTACGAGACCTCGTGCGTCTCGTGCCACGGCGCCAACCTGCAGGGCGTGCCCGACCACGGGCCGAGCCTGATCGGCGTCGGCGATGCGGCGGTCTACTTCCAGGTCTCCACCGGACGCATGCCAGCCATGCGCGGCGAGGCTCAGGCGCCCCGCAAGGAACCGATTTTCGACCAGCCGCAGATCGACGCGATCGGCGCCTACGTGCAGGCCAACGGCGGTGGACCCAGCGTGATCCGCGAGTCCGACGGCAGCCTCGCGATGCGATCGCTGCGCGGGAACGACCTGGGCCGCGGTGGCGACCTGTTCCGCCTCAACTGCGCCTCGTGCCACAACTTCACCGGCAAAGGTGGGGCGCTGTCGTCGGGCAAGTACGCGCCCGACCTCGGGCCCGCCAATGAGCAGCAAATTCTGACGGCCATGCTCACCGGTCCGCAGAACATGCCCAAGTTCTCCGACCGTCAGCTGTCACTGGAAGCCAAGAAAGACATCATCGCCTACGTGCGCAACTCCGCCGAGGAGCGTTCGCCGGGTGGCTACGGGCTGGGTGGATTCGGACCCGCACCCGAAGGTATGGCGATTTGGATTATCGGGATGGTCGCAGCCATCGGGCTGGCACTGTGGATTGGGGCGCGGACATGAGCGACGGACCCAACGTTAAAGACGGCGCTACCGGCGGCGTCGGGTCTGACACTGACACCGATAGAAACCTTGGGACAGGCGAACCCGACGACGCCGCGCTGGCCGCGATGTCACGCGAGGAGCTGCTCGAACTGGGCAGCAAACTCGACGGCGTTCGGATCGCTTACAAGGAGCCACGCTGGCCGGCGCAGGTCACCAAGGCCGAGAAGCGCGCCGAGCGTGGAGTGGCCTTGTGGCTGTTGGCGGGCGGCGGATTCGGGCTCGCGCTGTTCCTGATCTTCTTGTTCTGGCCGTGGGAGTACAAGTCCAGGGAACAAGCGGGCAGCCTCTGGTACACGTTCGCCACGCCGCTCTACGGCTTCACTTTCGGTATGTCGATCTTGTGTATCGCGATCGGTGCCATCCTCTACCAGAAGCGCTTTATCCCCGAAGAGATCACGATCCAGGAGCGCCACGACGGCGCGTCACGCGAAATCGACCGCAAGACGGTCGTGGCGAACCTGACCGACGCTCTCGAGGGCTCGACGATTCGCCGTCGCAAGTTGATCGGGCTGACCTTCGGAATGGGGGTGGGCGCGTTCGGTTTAGGCACCTTGGTGGCGTTCATCGGCGGCATGGTCAAGAACCCGTGGAAGCCGGTCGTCGACACCGCCGAGGGCAAGAAGGCGGTGTTGTGGACGTCGGGTTGGACCCCGCGCGTCAAGGGCGAAACCATCTACCTGGCCCGGGCAACCGGCGCCCACGACGGCCCCCCGTTCGTCAGGATGCGCCCCGAGGACATCGACGCCGGCGGCATGGAGACCGTCTTCCCGTGGCGTGAGTCCGACGGTGACGGCACCACTGTCGAGTCGCGCGAGAAGCTGAACGAGATCGCGATGGGTATCCGCAATCCGGTGATGCTCATCCGGATCAAACCCAACGACATGTCCCGGGTGGTCAAACGCCAGGGCCAGGAAGGCTTCAACTTCGGCGAGTTCTTCGCCTACACCAAGGTCTGCTCCCACTTGGGCTGCCCCTCTTCGCTGTACGAGCAGCAGTCCTACCGGATCCTGTGCCCGTGCCACCAGTCGCAGTTCGACGCCCTGCACTTCGCCAAGCCGATCTTCGGCCCGGCCGCGCGCGCCTTGGCGCAACTTCCCATCACCATCGACACCGAGGGGTATTTCGTCGCCAACGGTGACTTCATCGAGCCCGTCGGACCAGCATTTTGGGAGCGCACAACAACATGAGTCCGAAATTCAGCCCTCCAAAAATCGGTGATGTCCTGGCCCGCCAAGGCGAAGACATTGACACCCGCTACCACCCCTCCGCGGCTGTCCGTCGCCAGCTAAACAAGGTCTTCCCCACGCACTGGTCGTTCCTGCTCGGCGAGATCGCGCTCTACAGCTTCATCATCTTGCTGATCACCGGGGTCTACCTGACGTTGTTCTTCGACCCGTCCATGGTGGAGGTCGCCTACGACGGCGTCTACCAGCCGCTGCGGGGTGTGGAGATGTCGCGCGCGTATGAGTCCGCGCTCAACATCTCCTTCGAAGTCCGCGGTGGATTGTTCGTGCGGCAGATCCACCACTGGGCGGCGCTGATGTTCGCCGCCGCGATCATGGTGCACCTGGCGCGCATCTTCTTCACCGGAGCATTCCGACGCCCGCGTGAGGCCAACTGGGTCATCGGTTCGCTGCTGCTGATCCTGGCCATGTTCGAGGGTTACTTCGGCTACTCCCTGCCCGACGACCTGTTGTCGGGCCTGGGCCTGCGGGCCGCCCTGTCGTCGATCACGCTGGGCATGCCGGTGATCGGAACCTGGCTGCACTGGCTGCTGTTCGGCGGTGACTTCCCCGGGACCATCCTGATCCCCCGGCTGTACGCGCTGCACATTCTGCTGCTGCCCGGGATCATCCTGGCCCTGATCGGGGCGCACCTGGCGCTGGTGTGGTTCCAGAAGCACACCCAATTCCCCGGCCCCGGACGCACCGAGCACAACGTCGTCGGCGTGCGGGTGATGCCGGTGTTCGCGGTCAAGTCCGGCGCTTTCTTCGCCGCCATCGTCGGCGTGTTGGGCCTGATGGGCGGTCTACTGCAGATCAACCCGATCTGGAACCTGGGGCCCTACAAGCCGTCACAGGTGTCGGCGGGCTCGCAGCCGGACTTCTACATGATGTGGACCGAGGGCTTGGCCCGTATCTGGCCGCCGTGGGAGTTCTACTTCGGGCACCACACGATTCCTGCGGTGGTGTGGGTTGGTCTCATCATGGGCCTGGTCTTCACCCTGCTGATCGTCTACCCGTTCCTGGAGAAGCGGTTCAGTGGTGACAAAGCGCACCACAACCTGCTGCAGCGTCCGCGGGACGCACCGGTGCGCACCGCGATCGGCGCGATGGCGATCAGCTTCTACATGCTGCTCACCCTGTGCGCCATGAACGACATCATCGCGTTCAAGTTCCACATTTCGCTGAACGCGACGACGTGGATCGGCCGTATCGGCATGGTCATCCTGCCGCCGATCGTCTACTTCGTCACGTACCGGTGGGCGGTGGGCCTGCAGCGCAGCGACCGCGAGGTGCTCGAGCACGGTGTGGAAACCGGCATCATCAAGCGGTTGCCACACGGCGCCTACATCGAGCTGCACCAGCCGCTCGGGCCGGTCGACGACCACGGCCACCCGATCCCGCTGGAGTACCAGGGCGCGGCGTTGCCCAAGCGAATGAACAAGTTGGGCTCCGGTGGTTCGCCCGGGACGGGCAGCTTCCTGTTCGCCGATCCCCCGGCCGAGGACGCGGCACTTCGCGAGGCGGCCCACGCCTCCGAACAGCGTGCCCTCACCGTGTTGCGGGAGCACCAGGAGACCCTCAACGGTTCGCCGAACGGCGAACGCGGCCACTAATGGCGACGGTCCCACCTGGGACCTGAGACGTAGCGTGACTTGCCGGCCCGTAAGTGGGCCGGCAAGTTGCGTTTTGGGGCCGGAGAACGCGAATTGACGCCGTAAAGGGCGCGCCTAGGGTCCTCTTATGGGGGCCTGGTCAGCGGCTCGTGAAGGGCCTTGTGCGGGCACGGCCTAGAAACCACCGCACAGCTAACCGCGACGGGCGCCGAGGCTCGGCCGTGGGAGCGGTCGAAGCGCGCTCCACGCGGCCGTGATTAGTCGCTAACGGACGCTAGTGAACCTCGCGCACGCGACGAATCTGCCGCACGTGGAACCACTCGACGAAGGGTAGGCCGGCGGTGACAACCCCGGCGACCCCGTAACTGAACCATGCCGCACCATCGTGGCCGTCAGCCATGAGGTAGGTCGCCGTAGCGGCGGCGATCAGCGCGACCCCGGTGACGCCCGTGAGCGCAACGGTGCCGCGCAGCCAGATCCGGTCGACGGCCTCGCCGGACCACTCGTTGCTCTCCGCGTACGCCTTGGCCGGCGACCGGCGCGCCGACTGGGCCAACGTTCGCGACCCGGTCCCGCCCGTCCGGGCTGGCGTTCGGGACTCCACGCTGCCGATCAAGCTCTTGGATCGCACGATCGGCTCGGGCGCTGTTTCGCGGCGAGCCCGGATCAGAATCGGAATCGAGCCCGCGATGACCAGCGCCGATACCGCGATGATCGTGTACAACACCCAACTGGTGTTCGAATCGCTCGACACCTTGTGCAAGCCGCGGCCCATGTCCGCCAACGCGACGCCGGCCGCGACGCTGACACCTACCAACACCAGCCACACCGCGGCGCACGCGCCAATCAAAATGCGGTCTATGACATCTGGCGAAACGACAGGGTCCGATCCACGGCGATACGCGGAATATTTACCTACCATCAGCAGCTCGTCTGCGGTGCGTCGGTGGTATTGGCGGACAGCACCGTTCCATCACTGGTAATGATCGAGCAGTTGAGTCTGCTGACGCGGAAGAGGCTGGACGCCTCGACCGAGCCCACGTCGGACGTCGAGATCGGAGTGACCGTCATCGTCCAAGGGATGTAGACATTGTGCTGCGTTCGACGCCGGCCAGAGGCGTCCACATAGGTCACCGAAATGATGTCCCCCGGCGCTTTGGTCCCGGTCACCGAGTACGTGACCTGCCTCGGCCCGGCCGGGGTGGGAGCGGGCGGCGGTGCCACCGCTGGTGCGCTGGTGGGAGCCGGCGGTGCCGCGGAGGTAGGCGGCGCCTCAGACGTAGGCGGTGGTGGCGGGGTGGTGGGGTGGGGTCACGGTGGAAGTCGGCGTCTCAGTCGTCGTCGGAGTCTCGCTTGGCGGGGGTGGTGGCGGTGGGGGTGGCGGCGGCTCAGGGGGTTCAGTGGTGGTGGTGATTTCGTCCTGTGCCGGTGTGGTGGACGGAGCGGGTGGGGTTGTCGAGATGGTCGAGGTGCCGGGGGTGGCGACCCTGCGGGAGCTCGAGGTGCGTTGCGCAAACAGTATCGACACACTGGTCACGAGCGCGATGGCCGCCAGGACGGCGGCGACCACAACCACTCCTGGCCAGCGTGGACCACGATCGTCGTCGTCGTACTCGCGGTAGTCGTCGTAGTCATAGAGCGCGAGATC
Protein-coding regions in this window:
- the trpD gene encoding anthranilate phosphoribosyltransferase, whose product is MAVSSEASAAKDAVSWPLLLSRLTDGHSLARGQAAWAMDQIMSGAASPAQIAGFAVAMKMKVPTAAEVTELADVMLKHARPMPAEAIRGDTVDIVGTGGDGVNTVNLSTMASLVVAAAGVPVIKHGNRAASSLSGGADMLEALGVRIDLEPEQVARSLAEVGIGFCFAPQFHPSYRHASVVRREIGVPTVFNLLGPLTNPARPPAGLIGCAFANLAEVMAGVFAARRSSVLVVHGDDGLDELTTTTTSTMWRVQAGTVDKLTFDPAGFGFARAELDELRGGDAQANAAQAREVLAGAKGPVRDAVVLNAAGALVAHAGLSSRAEWLPAWEDGLQQATAAIDSGAAEQLLARWVRFGQQL
- the ctaE gene encoding aa3-type cytochrome oxidase subunit III is translated as MTTAVGTSGTAITSRVHSLNRPNMVSVGTIVWLSSELMFFAGLFAFYFTARAQADGHWPPPPTELNLYQAVPVTLVLIASSFTCQMGVFAAERGDVFGLRRWYVITFLMGLFFILGQGYEYFHLATHGTTIPGSAYGSVFYLATGFHGLHVTGGLIAFIFLLARTAMTKFTPAQATASIVVSYYWHFVDIVWIALFTVIYFIR
- the qcrC gene encoding cytochrome bc1 complex diheme cytochrome c subunit; protein product: MKKIGLTRPANKKAISRRRLRRRLSGGLLLLIALTIAGGLAAVLTPTPQVAVADESDEALIRTGKQLYETSCVSCHGANLQGVPDHGPSLIGVGDAAVYFQVSTGRMPAMRGEAQAPRKEPIFDQPQIDAIGAYVQANGGGPSVIRESDGSLAMRSLRGNDLGRGGDLFRLNCASCHNFTGKGGALSSGKYAPDLGPANEQQILTAMLTGPQNMPKFSDRQLSLEAKKDIIAYVRNSAEERSPGGYGLGGFGPAPEGMAIWIIGMVAAIGLALWIGART
- the qcrA gene encoding cytochrome bc1 complex Rieske iron-sulfur subunit; translated protein: MSDGPNVKDGATGGVGSDTDTDRNLGTGEPDDAALAAMSREELLELGSKLDGVRIAYKEPRWPAQVTKAEKRAERGVALWLLAGGGFGLALFLIFLFWPWEYKSREQAGSLWYTFATPLYGFTFGMSILCIAIGAILYQKRFIPEEITIQERHDGASREIDRKTVVANLTDALEGSTIRRRKLIGLTFGMGVGAFGLGTLVAFIGGMVKNPWKPVVDTAEGKKAVLWTSGWTPRVKGETIYLARATGAHDGPPFVRMRPEDIDAGGMETVFPWRESDGDGTTVESREKLNEIAMGIRNPVMLIRIKPNDMSRVVKRQGQEGFNFGEFFAYTKVCSHLGCPSSLYEQQSYRILCPCHQSQFDALHFAKPIFGPAARALAQLPITIDTEGYFVANGDFIEPVGPAFWERTTT
- the qcrB gene encoding cytochrome bc1 complex cytochrome b subunit — protein: MSPKFSPPKIGDVLARQGEDIDTRYHPSAAVRRQLNKVFPTHWSFLLGEIALYSFIILLITGVYLTLFFDPSMVEVAYDGVYQPLRGVEMSRAYESALNISFEVRGGLFVRQIHHWAALMFAAAIMVHLARIFFTGAFRRPREANWVIGSLLLILAMFEGYFGYSLPDDLLSGLGLRAALSSITLGMPVIGTWLHWLLFGGDFPGTILIPRLYALHILLLPGIILALIGAHLALVWFQKHTQFPGPGRTEHNVVGVRVMPVFAVKSGAFFAAIVGVLGLMGGLLQINPIWNLGPYKPSQVSAGSQPDFYMMWTEGLARIWPPWEFYFGHHTIPAVVWVGLIMGLVFTLLIVYPFLEKRFSGDKAHHNLLQRPRDAPVRTAIGAMAISFYMLLTLCAMNDIIAFKFHISLNATTWIGRIGMVILPPIVYFVTYRWAVGLQRSDREVLEHGVETGIIKRLPHGAYIELHQPLGPVDDHGHPIPLEYQGAALPKRMNKLGSGGSPGTGSFLFADPPAEDAALREAAHASEQRALTVLREHQETLNGSPNGERGH
- a CDS encoding DUF2561 family protein translates to MVGKYSAYRRGSDPVVSPDVIDRILIGACAAVWLVLVGVSVAAGVALADMGRGLHKVSSDSNTSWVLYTIIAVSALVIAGSIPILIRARRETAPEPIVRSKSLIGSVESRTPARTGGTGSRTLAQSARRSPAKAYAESNEWSGEAVDRIWLRGTVALTGVTGVALIAAATATYLMADGHDGAAWFSYGVAGVVTAGLPFVEWFHVRQIRRVREVH